The Liolophura sinensis isolate JHLJ2023 chromosome 8, CUHK_Ljap_v2, whole genome shotgun sequence sequence agaaataaacctGCCAGAATGGTCATTACTTtcctctacatgtatgcaaatgatttatttatttagtagtAGTATAATGGAGTGAGAGCTAACAGAGCTAACTCAAACTGAGATTCATCTTATTAAGTTACCTGttgtaaaaatcaatcaatcaatcaatcaatcaatccactACCATGCGCTTGCTCTATTTGTGGATAACTCATTAtcaatgcctacatgtatgtgaggtcGAAAGTCTGATGGGGTGTCATATTAGGTGTTCCAGCACAGCACTCTAATCAGGCACCACAATGGTGGCCCTATTTGTGGAAAAGACATTATCAATGCCTACATACATCAGTGCGATAGGCCAAGCCCAGGTCAGCccatggggtgtcatgtctggttttcCCAGCATAGCACTCCAATCAGGCAGCACAACGTTGGTCCTATTTGTGGAAAAGTCACTATCAATGCTTACAAAAgtcaaaatgtatttgtacacacCTCTTCAGATGAAATGGTTAGACATTGTTGGTCTGACACTCTCATGCACAAACTCTCCCTGAGGGTAACATTATGACAGGTAACACATATAACACCCTGAGAGCTCTATCTACAAGCAGTTTAATCTGCTCCTCATCAAGTATTAACTCCTGCTTTGTGTTGTCAGGAAACCATACATCTCAATTCCACATGGCCCAAGGCTGACAGAatctccaccccccccccccccccacccctacAACCCCAACCACAGGAATCACTGAGGCAACCAATGATATATCAAGTTCTCtgtcagtctacatgtacaatcccAAACTGCTAGTGTGATTATTACTTACTGAAAATTCATATGACAACCAGAAACTTCTGTTCTCAAATAACAATCCCATATCCATACAATAATTGAAAGTATACAGAGAGTAACTGTGACCAACATGTACCCATGTAGATACCGGACAATCCGACTCTTGGGCTAATGAAAGTTACAAGGTTTTGAAAATGGACAAAGATGAACTATGAATGTTTTATGGATTACCTTTGCCTTGCGTCCTCATCAAATGACATCAccagtttcttccacctgtGGATGTAAGGGAATTGTTGAGGGTCTACAGGCACATCTTCAAGCGCACGCAAAACATCCAAATCTAGCTTAGTGGCCTCCgttctacaacaacaaaaacatccaAATCTTAGATTAGTGGCATCCAttctaaaacaacaaaaacatccaAATCTTAGATCAGTGGCATCCattctacaacaacaaaaacttcaaaatctaGTTTAGTGGCCTCCGTTCTAAAACAACAAGAACATCCAAATCTAGTTTAGTGGCCTCCGTTCTACAGCAACAAAACCCCCCAAACCTATTTTAGTGACCTCCACTCTACAACAACAAATACATCCAAATCTAAGATTGGTGTCATCCGTTCTACAACAAAAACATCCAAATCTAGCTTAGTGACCTctgttttacaacaacaacaacaactccgtaaaattatcaaatttatcAAAACTAATCCGAAATTGcttttctacataaaaaaaacttcatggCAGAAACTGCATTTTATGTTGCCTTTTCATTTAAAGGAAGACTTTCAATACAATTAGGACACATTTTATCTCTCATTTTCCCAGTTTCATGACCTAGGCCTATAAAACATACCATCACCTGTAGGACTGTGTTCTGCAATCACCCCATCTCTATTGTCGCAGCGTGACctaggcctacacacacaccatcacctgCAGGACTGCGTCTGTCATCACCCCATATCTATTGTCACAGCGTGACctaggcctacacacacaccatcacttGTAGGACTGCGTCTGTCATTACCCCATCTCTATTGTCACAGCGTGACCTAGGCCATCATCACATTTCTATTGTCACAGCATGACCTGGGCAATCACCCCATCTCTAATGTCACAGCAAAACCTAGGCCATCACCCCATCTCTATTGTCACAGCATGACCTAGGCCATCACCCCATCTCTATTGTCACAGCATGACctaggcctacacacacaccatcacctgTAGGACTGTGTCTGCCACCACCCCATCTCTATTGTCACAGCATCACCTAGGCCATCACCCCATCTCTCCTGTCACAGCGTGACCTAGGCCCACGCACATACATTCACCTGTAGGACTGTGTCTGCCACCACCCCATCTCTATTGTCACAGcatgacataggcctacacacaccCCATCACCTGTAGCACTGTGTCTGCCATCACCCTATCCCTATTGTCACAGCATGACCTAGGCCATCACCCCATCTCTATTGTCACAGCATGACctaggcctacacacacaccatcacctgTAGCACTGTGTCCGCCATCACCCTATCCCTACTGTCACACCATGACCTCGgcctacacacacaccatcacctaTAGCACTGTGTCTGCCATCACCCTATCCCTATTGTCACAGTGTGACCTCAGCCTAGACACACACCATCACCTACAGCACTGTGTCTGCCACCACCCCATCTCTACTGTCACAGCATGACCTAGGCCATCACCCCATCTCTATTGTCACAGCATGACCTAGGCCATCACCCCATCTCTATTGTCACAGCATGACCTGGGCCATCACCCCATCTCTATTGTCACAGCATGACCTAGGCCATCACCCCATCTCTATTGTCACAGCATGACCTAGGCCTACACACATACCATCACCTGTAGCACTGTGTCTGCCATCACCTCATCTCTATTGCCACATCGTGACGTAGGgctacacacacaccatcacctgCAGGACTGTGTCTGTCATTACCCCATCTCTATTGTCACAGCGTGACCTGGgcctacacacacaccatcacctgTAGCACTGTGTTCTGCCATCACCCCATCTCTATTGTCACAGCATCACCTAggcctacacacatacatgtaccatcaccTGAAGGACTTTGTCTGCCACCACCCCATCTCTACTGTCACAGCATGACCcaggcctacacacacacaccatcacctgTAGCACTGTGTTCTGCCATCACCGCATCTCTATTGTCGCAGCATAACCTAGGCCATCACCCCATCTCTATTGTCACAGCATGACctaggcctacacacacacaccatcacctgCAGGACTGTGTCTGTCATTACCCCATCTCTATTGTCACAGCGTGACCAAGgcctacacacacaccatcacctgTAGCACTGTGTTCTGCCATCACCCCATCGCTATTGCCAAAGCATGACCTAGGCCTGCAAACACACATCATCACCTGTAGCACTGTGTCTGCCATCACCCTATCCCTATTGTCACAGCATGACCTGGCTACACCCCATTTCTACTGTCACAGCATGACCTAagcctacacacatacatttacctgtagcaCTGTGTCTGCCATCACCCTATCCCTATTGTCACAGCATGACCTAGACCATCATCCCATCCCTATTGTCACAGCATGACCTGGCCATCACCCCATTTCTACTGTCACAGCATGACCTAggcctacacacatacattcaccTGTAGGACTGTGCTCTCCCATCACTCCATCCCCCCTATTGTCACAATATAAGGCCATTTCATACTgtgcctgtatacatgtattcttttcaCTCGAACAACTAGAACAATGCTATTTGGacagtgttttttgttgttctttttgttttactttgtaaCAACAAGCTAAGCACATACCACCCACTCACAATAAAACTTAAGACAGAGCAATAAATATCATGCACACCCCTCCTGGAAACAGAAATACTTACAATGTAAGTACAAACTCTCCAATAGTATTGTTTTCATCTATATGAAATGCTTTTTTACTTTAACATTTCCTTACCCTTGAATGAAGACTTGAGGTGGGAAATGCTGAGATGTCCTTAATGGGTAACGAGactgactttgtacaggtgTTTTAGGTGTTCCTGGGGGCacagctgtatatgtatgtgacatcactgtacTGGACACTGATGAAGCAGACACCTGACCTTCATCTGACACTGCTGATGAACCGGACACCTGACCTTCATCTGACACTGCTGATGAACCGGACACCTGACCTTCATCTGACACTGCTGATGAACCGGACACCTGACTTTTATCTGACACTGCTGATGAACCGAACACCTGACCTTCATCTGACACTGCTGATGAACCAGACACTTGACTTTTATCTGACACTGTTGATGAACCACACTGTTGACTGGCCTGTGACACTCCTGATGACTCTGACAGCCGCCTTCCATTTGACTCTTGTACTGAACTGAAATGCATACAGCCATTCTGACCCGGCAGATGGCTAAATTTGCTCTGTTTCAAAATTCTCTGCTCGTCTGCATCTGTGACCATTTTCTCAGGACCATTTtcaacaggtatacatgtacttctaacaTCACCCCATGAAGTGGACACCTGTATTGATGATTCTGGTTTCGCTAAATCACTGGTCCCTTGCTCTGACAATGCTGCCAGCCTTGCAAAGGATTCATTTTCATTGCTGTTTGAGTCATTCAAAGCCCAAGAAATCGTCAGTTTACTTTCCATATCTGCTGCCAATGAAGACACCAGAGTTTCGATGGAACTTGGTGACATAGGTGTCTTGTCTGTGCTCTGTGCATGTCCCTTACTGACACAAGGAAGTCTGATATCTGAGGAAGTCTCAGAGGAGGTTACATGCCGCACGGTATGCTCGGGGGAAGTATCCAGATCAGTGCTGCTAGATGCGGCACTTCTGTATCTGGTGAAGGCATCAGCTGTCATACCCTGAGGGGTCCCCTCTGGTGGTGGGAATGTCCCATTGTCTCCCCGCGAGCTTCCGCACACCGGTACTGTGTAAGGAGGGAGGTTGACCATGCCTCCTGACACACTATTGGCAGTCTCCCGTTCACCAGCCTTCCCCTCCAGTGCGTTGTGAGATATCTCTTGTGCATCTTGAGACATCTCCTGAGTACTGTGAGACATCTCCTGTGTATTGTGAGACATCTCCTGTGTATTATGAGCCAGCTCCTGAGTGTTGTGAGACATCTCCTGTGTATTGTGAGGCATCCCCTGTGTATTATGAGACAGCTCGTGTGTATTATGAGATATCTCCTGCGTATAGTGAGACATCTCCAGTATATTTTGAGACATCTCTGTATTGCAAGACATCTCCTCTGTATTCTGAGACAGTGTATTGTGGTATGTCTCATCGTCAGACTCTGAGCCAGACCTACAGCTGGAATAGTTGGACTCCGATGACCCTGATGACCCCGATGACGAGCTGGAAGATCTACTTCCTCGTTTTTTAGCATAATTTTGCTCTTCTCTCGCGACACTAAGGTCCAGTCTGGCCAGTCCATCTGCCTGGCTGGACGGCTCATATGGCCCAAACACAACATCGTGAGAGGAATCAAGGATACTGGGACTGTCTTCCTCAAACTCACACAGACTGCTGTTCTTTAGGTCCTTCTCTAACAACCAGCCCTGATCTATGGCACATTCCTCTGGGAACAAATTCAAGTACTGTCCTCGTAAATGGTTGTTCAGTAGACTCAGGCCTTGGCTGGATCGCAGATCAACGTAAGCCTTCAGGAACTGCCAGTATTCTGCCCAGGGAACCTTCAGGTCATGAGCAAGCTTTCTGAAATGCACAATTATAATGTGGTCATGGTAATTACCGTCATGTGACAAGCTACTACGAGTATAAACATAGCAGCACATTAACAACAATCAGTAATTACCACCATGTGACAAACTATTACAAGTACAAACACAGCAGCATATTAGTAACAAACTGTAATTACCCTCATGTGACAAGCTATTACAAGTACAAACACAGCAGCATACTAATTATAATGTGGTCATGGTAATTACCGTCATGTGACAAGCTACTACGAGTATAAACATAGCAGCACATTAACAACAAACAGTAATTACCACCATGTGACAAACTATTACAAGTACAAACACAGCAGCATATTAGTAACAAACTGTAATTACCCTCATGTGACAAGCTATTACAAGTACAAACACAGCAGCATACTAATTATAATGTGGTCATGGTAATTACCGTCATGTGACAAGCTACTATGAGTATAAAACATAGCAGCACATTAACAACAAACAGTAATTACCACCATGTGACAAACTATTACAAGTACAAACACAGCAGCATATTAGTAACAAACTGTAATTACCATCATGTGACAAGCTACTACGAGTATAAACATAGCAGCATATTAACAACAAACAGTAATTACCATCATGTGACAAGCTATTATGAGTATAAACATAAAAGCATATTAATAACAAACAGCAATTACCATCATGTGACAAGCTATTACAAGTACAAACACAGCAGCACATTAATAACAAACAGTGATTACCATCATGTGATGAGCTGATACAAGTATAAACATAATAGCATATTAACAAACAGTAATTACTGTCATGTAACAAGCTATTACGAGTATAAACATAACACCATATTAACACATAGTAATCACCATCATATGACAAGCCATTACAAGTACAAACACAGCAGCACATTAACAACAAGCTGTAATTACCATCATGTGACCAGCTGTTACAAGTACAAACATAGCAGCATATTAGTAACAAACAGTAATTACTATCATATGATAAGCTATTACGAGTATAAACATAGCATCATATTAAtaacaaacagatcattttataacatgttatttatttacttatttgattggtgttttacgccgtgctcaagaatatttcacttatacgaccgcagccagcattatggtgggtggaaaccgggcagagccaggggggaaacccacgaccatccgcaggttgctgacagacctttccacatacggccggagaggaagccagcatgagctggacttgaactcacagcgaccgcattggtgagagactcctgggtcattatgctgtgctagcgcgctaaccaactgagccacggaggccccttttatAACAAGAGTAACACCACTAGACCAGTAGATATTACCAGTAAACTGATACAGGTGGAACTGTAGGAACAAATTAgtaatacttacatgtataaactggaACCCATGGGTTTAAAAGAGGTCTGATTATTGTGC is a genomic window containing:
- the LOC135472611 gene encoding ankyrin repeat and LEM domain-containing protein 2-like, with amino-acid sequence MENIVQELKGMSVDALRSRLRSYGEDVGPITNSTKFLFVKKLAKKLYQERYPSHFPPDNTEVEPNRSSAGPDKKSALVTSKSPVQGVSNVAHTYYGICLPEDLQDDRSLRDAQLVFTDKTAALKAVKAYKGSRFKTFKSLSEAEKFSHSKIEICSPLKSAVSEFSQVPSSEGIAFKAPKMPELVALRKLIEKGDEESFRETVWTNPRYLISSGDTPVILQEGFRYNALHVAAKSNQPIMCRLIIDTIQNSGFLKTLYPMDSEMTCNNRIKFITDLYLNMPDKGFCESPLHFACKFGYAEVVEVFASHPSTDRKRVNKHGETPSQVVCSRCSSPCKSLSERIQSLLEDSCFVPLLRSDDNCSQPVIGEPWSPESAQRSVLAPTASSQSPRDPQLVVRAYAGPMSPAVADTFHRHWVTPPSGSPDHVKRRLSEIRREDCDKGIERIGRKLAHDLKVPWAEYWQFLKAYVDLRSSQGLSLLNNHLRGQYLNLFPEECAIDQGWLLEKDLKNSSLCEFEEDSPSILDSSHDVVFGPYEPSSQADGLARLDLSVAREEQNYAKKRGSRSSSSSSGSSGSSESNYSSCRSGSESDDETYHNTLSQNTEEMSCNTEMSQNILEMSHYTQEISHNTHELSHNTQGMPHNTQEMSHNTQELAHNTQEMSHNTQEMSHSTQEMSQDAQEISHNALEGKAGERETANSVSGGMVNLPPYTVPVCGSSRGDNGTFPPPEGTPQGMTADAFTRYRSAASSSTDLDTSPEHTVRHVTSSETSSDIRLPCVSKGHAQSTDKTPMSPSSIETLVSSLAADMESKLTISWALNDSNSNENESFARLAALSEQGTSDLAKPESSIQVSTSWGDVRSTCIPVENGPEKMVTDADEQRILKQSKFSHLPGQNGCMHFSSVQESNGRRLSESSGVSQASQQCGSSTVSDKSQVSGSSAVSDEGQVFGSSAVSDKSQVSGSSAVSDEGQVSGSSAVSDEGQVSGSSAVSDEGQVSASSVSSTVMSHTYTAVPPGTPKTPVQSQSRYPLRTSQHFPPQVFIQGTEATKLDLDVLRALEDVPVDPQQFPYIHRWKKLVMSFDEDARQSWPTPARARSRTAVIDTQDTASSPVLRLKSQSSMASPVTSLSADHNHQHLQPSRLDLDSF